A segment of the Pseudomonas versuta genome:
ATTTTGCCGCACCAAGGTTTATAGTCGCCTGCACTGATTCACAGCATTCACTGCTAAAAACAAAACAGGTGAAGCGATGCAGGCGCAATTGATCGCCCTCGATTGGGGGACAACTTCCCTTCGTGCTTATTTACTCGGATCCGCTGGCCAGGTGCTGAAAGAGCGCACGCTGGCCTGCGGGATCATGCAGTTGCCCGGTACCCCGCGACTGGTCGCAGGCCAGTGGTGCGCTGACGGTTTTGAGCTGGCATTTGACGATGCCTGCGGCGACTGGCTGGATGCCCACCCGGGTGTCCCGGTAATCGCCTGCGGCATGGTGGGCAGTGCCCAGGGCTGGTGCGAAGCGCCTTACCGGCAAACCCCGGCCAGCCTCAACGCCTTGAGCACGGCCTTGCAGACGGTACGCAGCGTGCGCGGTGTTGACTTGCATATAGTGCCGGGCGTCATCCAGCGTTCCACCTTGCCCAATGTCATGCGCGGTGAAGAAACCCAGGTGCTGGGCGTGCTGGAAAGTTTCCCTCAACTCAATGATTGTTTGATCGGCTTGCCCGGCAGCCATTCCAAATGGGTGCAGGTGCAGGACGGCAATCTTGTGCATTTCGATACCTTCATGACCGGCGAACTGTACGCCGCAGCCTGTGAACACACGATTCTGGGACGTACCCAACAGCGCTCCGCGCAGTTTGATAGCGCCGCCTTTGATCGCGGTGTGCAGGTGGCACTGTCGCCCGACGGTCGGCTCGGGCCGTTGTCGACCCTGTTCAGCGCCCGCACCCTGGGGCTGACCGGGCAACTGAGTGCGACCCAGCAACCCGACTACGTGTCCGGCCTGCTGATTGGCCATGAGCTGTCAGCGTTGGGCGGCGCAGTGCGTGAGCGGCGAGGTGGAGCCTCGATGCCCACGATTATCCTGATTGGCAATTCCCGACTGTGTGAACGCTACCAGCGGGCCCTGGCCGCCTGCGGGTTCGCGGATGTGCGCCTGGCACAACAGGCCACCGAGCAGGGTTTATGGCACCTGGCCCAAGCCGCCGGGTTACTCCGACACATGCAACTGGAGGGCTGAGATGCTCAAGCAAGCACTGGCAAAAAACGGCCTGATCGCCATTCTTCGTGGGCTGCGTCCACAAGAGGCGCAGGCCATCGGCAAGGTGCTGTATGACGCGGGTTTTCGTACCCTTGAAGTGCCGCTTAATTCCCCTGAACCCTACGAAAGCATCCGCATATTGCGCAATACGCTGCCCGCCGACTGCCTGGTCGGTGCCGGTACCGTATTGACCCCGGCGCAGGTCGAGCTGGTCAAGGCCGCTGGCGGGCAGGTGATTGTGATGCCCCACAGCGACCCGAAAGTGTTGCGTGCCGCCAAGGCGGCCGGTCTCTACCTGTCACCGGGGGTAGCCACACCGACTGAAGCCTTTGCTGCGCTGGCCGAAGGCGCCGATGTACTGAAAATGTTCCCGGCCGAGCAAATGGGCCCGGCCGTGGTCAAGGCCTGGCTGGCGGTATTGCCTGCAGGAACCTTGCTGATTCCGGTCGGCGGGATTACCCCGGACAACATGCAGGTGTTTGTCGATGCCGGGGTGTCCGGTTTCGGGCTGGGCTCGGGGCTGTTCAAGCCCGGCATGAGTGCCGAGGACGTGGCGGTTACCGCCAAAGCTTATGTGCAGGCCTGGAACGCCCGGCACAAGGCTGACTGAAAGGCGCTCGCGCCCCATCGAACAAGAGAGACAACGCGATGAAAATTACCAAACTGACAACCTATCTGGTCCCGCCGCGCTGGCTGTTCCTGAAAATCGAAACCGACGAGGGCGTCACCGGCTGGGGCGAGCCCGTAGTCGAAGGCCGTGCCCACACCGTGGCGACAGCCGTGGATGAATTGTCGGATTACCTGATCGGCAAAGACCCGCGCAATATCGAAGATATCTGGACCGTGCTCTATCGCGGCGGTTTTTACCGTGGCGGCGCGGTGCACATGAGCGCACTGGCCGGTATCGACCAGGCGCTATGGGACATCAAGGGCAAGGCGCTGGGGGTGTCGGTCAGCGACCTGCTGGGCGGCCAGGTGCGGGACAAGATCCGGGTGTATTCGTGGATCGGCGGCGACCGTCCGGCCGATACGGCCAGGGCGGCCAAAGAAGCGGTCAGCCGCGGCTTTACTGCGATAAAGATGAACGGCACCGAAGAGCTGCAATTTGTCGACAGCTTTGAAAAGGTCGACCTGGCGCTGGCCAACGTGGCCGCAGTGCGTGACGCCGTGGGCCCCAACGTGGGGATCGGCGTGGACTTCCATGGTCGGGTGCACAAGCCGATGGCCAAAGTGCTGATGAAGGAACTGGACCCGTACAAACTGATGTTTATCGAAGAGCCGGTGCTCAGCGAAAACTACGAGGCCCTCAAAGAGCTGGCGCCGTTGACCAGCACCCCGATTGCCCTGGGCGAGCGGCTATTCTCGCGCTGGGACTTCAAGCGCGTACTCAGTGAAGGCTACGTCGACATCATCCAGCCCGATGCCTCCCACGCCGGCGGCATTACTGAGACCCGTAAAATCGCCAACATGGCTGAAGCCTACGATGTAGCGCTGGCCTTGCATTGCCCGCTGGGGCCGATTGCGCTGGCTGCGTGCCTGCAACTGGATGCGGTTTGCTACAACGCCTTTATCCAGGAGCAAAGCCTGGGCATTCACTACAACGAAAGCAACGACCTGCTGGATTACGTCAAGGATCCGGCGGTGTTCGACTACGACAAAGGCTTCGTCAAAATCCCCAATGGGCCGGGCCTGGGTATCGAGATCAACGAAGAGTACGTGCGCGAGCGCGCGCTGGTTGGCCACCGTTGGCGCAACCCGATCTGGCGTCATGCCGATGGCAGCTTTGCCGAGTGGTGAGTCCCTGATCTGATGCAAGACCTGTGGGAGCCGGCTTGCCGGCGATGGGGTCAATGCGCTTCGAGTGAGACGCATCGCTGGCAAGCCAGCTCCCACAGGGGTGTCGGACCCTGTATTTGAAACGACCTCAATAACCATAAAAAAGAGGCATGCCCATGTCATCTTCAAGCACCGTCGCGCCTGCGTCTTTAGTGACGCCGAGCCGCAAGCGTTTTTTCATCATGGTCCTGCTGTTTATCACGGTGGTGATCAACTACCTGGACCGCAGCAACCTGTCGATTGCAGCGCCGGCACTGACCACTGACCTGGGGCTTGACCCGGTTCATGTCGGGCTGATTTTTTCGGCCTTCGGCTGGACCTATGCGGCCATGCAAATTCCCGGTGGCTGGCTGGTGGACCGCGTGCCGCCACGCATTCTGTACAGCGTGGCCCTGCTGCTTTGGTCGGTGGCCACGGTAATGCTCGGTTTCGCTGCCAGCTTCATCGCCCTGTTCGTGTTGCGCATGGCCGTTGGTGCCCTGGAAGCGCCGGCGTATCCGATCAACAGCAGGGTGGTGACCACCTGGTTCCCCGAGCGTGAACGTGCCACTGCCATTGGCTTCTACACCTCGGGGCAGTTTGTCGGGCTGGCGTTCCTGACCCCGGTACTGGCCTGGTTGCAGCACCAGTGGGGTTGGCACATGGTGTTTGTCAGCACTGGTGTGGTCGGGATCATCTGGGCCGCGATCTGGTACGCGGTGTACCGCGAGCCGCGGGATTTCAAGGGGGTCAATCAGGCTGAGATCGACCTGATCAGTGAGGGGGGCGGGCTGGTGGATATCCAGAGCCAGACCGCCAAACGCAAAGCACCCTTCAGTTGGCTGGACCTGGGCATCGTGCTCAGCAAGCGCAAGCTGTGGGGTATTTATCTGGGGCAGTTTTGCCTGAACTCGACGCTGTGGTTTTTCTTGACCTGGTTTCCTACCTACCTGGTGAAATATCGCGGCATGGACTTTATCAAGTCCGGCCTGCTGGCTTCGTTGCCGTTTCTGGCCGCATTCGTGGGCGTGCTGTGTTCGGGGTTCTTCTCCGACTGGCTGATTCGGCGCGGCTACTCGGTGGGCTTTGCCCGCAAGCTGCCGATCATTGGCGGGCTGCTGATCTCGACTTCGATCATCGGCGCCAACTTTGTCGACTCGACGCCGCTGGTGATTGCATTTCTGGCGCTGGCGTTTTTCGGTAACGGCCTGGCGTCGATTACCTGGTCGCTGGTTTCAACCCTGGCACCGGCCCGGCTGCTGGGGCTGACCGGCGGGGTGTTCAATTTCATCGGTAACCTGTCGGCGATCACCACCCCGATCGTGATCGGCTTTCTGGCCACCGGGGACTCGTTTGCCCCGGCCATCACCTACATCTCGGTGCTGGCGTTGCTGGGTGCGCTGTCCTACATCCTGCTGGTAGGCAAAGTGGAACGTATCGAGCTCTAGGGGTGGGGCCAGAGGCAAACCTCAACAGACCCTAGCCGTCAGTCGACCGGGCGACCATAATGCCGCCCGGTTCACCTCCTAAATGCAAAGGCTGGCTATGCAGGACGACTCCCCGAAAATCGCACCCACCGGCACTCAAACCCTACTTCGCGGACTGGCGGTGGTACACGCTGTGGCCAATGGCGCGCGCGACCTTAAAGACATCGCCCGGGCGATCGGCACTACGCGCAGCACGACCCATCGTCTGGCCAGTTGCCTGGTGGACGAGCGTTATCTGCGGGTCTTGCCGCAGGTGGGGTACCTGCTCGGGCCAAAGCTGATCGAGCTGGGGTTTCAGGCGCGAGAAGAGGTGCCGCTGGTGACGCTGGCCGGGCCGTATCTGGATGAGTTGTCGATGTTGACCGGCGATACCATCCATTTGGCGGTGCGCGAAGGCGACGAGGTGCTGTACCTGCACAAAAACCCGGGGCGCAATGGCCCGGAGATGCGCTCTCGGGTAGGGCATCGCATGCCGCTGGCACGTACCGGGATCGGCAAGGCGATGTTGCTGGATGCGCCGCCGGGAGAGTGGCGACGGCTGTACGAAGCCAGCCATCCTGCCGATGGCAAGAACCCGTTGTGGCCGGAACATCAGGAAGTGTCGTGGGAACAGTTTGAGCAGCGTATGCGCGGTTATGTGGCGGGTGGCTACGCGTTTGACCTGGAAGACAACGAACCTTCGATCCGTTGTGTGGCCGCACCGATACGCGATGCCAGCCGCAAA
Coding sequences within it:
- a CDS encoding 2-dehydro-3-deoxygalactonokinase, yielding MQAQLIALDWGTTSLRAYLLGSAGQVLKERTLACGIMQLPGTPRLVAGQWCADGFELAFDDACGDWLDAHPGVPVIACGMVGSAQGWCEAPYRQTPASLNALSTALQTVRSVRGVDLHIVPGVIQRSTLPNVMRGEETQVLGVLESFPQLNDCLIGLPGSHSKWVQVQDGNLVHFDTFMTGELYAAACEHTILGRTQQRSAQFDSAAFDRGVQVALSPDGRLGPLSTLFSARTLGLTGQLSATQQPDYVSGLLIGHELSALGGAVRERRGGASMPTIILIGNSRLCERYQRALAACGFADVRLAQQATEQGLWHLAQAAGLLRHMQLEG
- a CDS encoding 2-dehydro-3-deoxy-6-phosphogalactonate aldolase — protein: MLKQALAKNGLIAILRGLRPQEAQAIGKVLYDAGFRTLEVPLNSPEPYESIRILRNTLPADCLVGAGTVLTPAQVELVKAAGGQVIVMPHSDPKVLRAAKAAGLYLSPGVATPTEAFAALAEGADVLKMFPAEQMGPAVVKAWLAVLPAGTLLIPVGGITPDNMQVFVDAGVSGFGLGSGLFKPGMSAEDVAVTAKAYVQAWNARHKAD
- the dgoD gene encoding galactonate dehydratase, with protein sequence MKITKLTTYLVPPRWLFLKIETDEGVTGWGEPVVEGRAHTVATAVDELSDYLIGKDPRNIEDIWTVLYRGGFYRGGAVHMSALAGIDQALWDIKGKALGVSVSDLLGGQVRDKIRVYSWIGGDRPADTARAAKEAVSRGFTAIKMNGTEELQFVDSFEKVDLALANVAAVRDAVGPNVGIGVDFHGRVHKPMAKVLMKELDPYKLMFIEEPVLSENYEALKELAPLTSTPIALGERLFSRWDFKRVLSEGYVDIIQPDASHAGGITETRKIANMAEAYDVALALHCPLGPIALAACLQLDAVCYNAFIQEQSLGIHYNESNDLLDYVKDPAVFDYDKGFVKIPNGPGLGIEINEEYVRERALVGHRWRNPIWRHADGSFAEW
- a CDS encoding MFS transporter → MSSSSTVAPASLVTPSRKRFFIMVLLFITVVINYLDRSNLSIAAPALTTDLGLDPVHVGLIFSAFGWTYAAMQIPGGWLVDRVPPRILYSVALLLWSVATVMLGFAASFIALFVLRMAVGALEAPAYPINSRVVTTWFPERERATAIGFYTSGQFVGLAFLTPVLAWLQHQWGWHMVFVSTGVVGIIWAAIWYAVYREPRDFKGVNQAEIDLISEGGGLVDIQSQTAKRKAPFSWLDLGIVLSKRKLWGIYLGQFCLNSTLWFFLTWFPTYLVKYRGMDFIKSGLLASLPFLAAFVGVLCSGFFSDWLIRRGYSVGFARKLPIIGGLLISTSIIGANFVDSTPLVIAFLALAFFGNGLASITWSLVSTLAPARLLGLTGGVFNFIGNLSAITTPIVIGFLATGDSFAPAITYISVLALLGALSYILLVGKVERIEL
- a CDS encoding IclR family transcriptional regulator, translating into MQDDSPKIAPTGTQTLLRGLAVVHAVANGARDLKDIARAIGTTRSTTHRLASCLVDERYLRVLPQVGYLLGPKLIELGFQAREEVPLVTLAGPYLDELSMLTGDTIHLAVREGDEVLYLHKNPGRNGPEMRSRVGHRMPLARTGIGKAMLLDAPPGEWRRLYEASHPADGKNPLWPEHQEVSWEQFEQRMRGYVAGGYAFDLEDNEPSIRCVAAPIRDASRKIVAAISIASTVPYMSLEKMTGLIPVVTHAAQQISAELGAAS